The following proteins are encoded in a genomic region of Lachnospiraceae bacterium KM106-2:
- a CDS encoding phosphate:acyl-ACP acyltransferase PlsX — protein MQYKVNVAVDAMGGDNAPDEIVKGAVEAVKEKSEIKVFLVGKEEAIQNCLKQYNYPQDQIEIVNADEVITNDDAPVTAIRRKKNSSIVVAMKLIKEGKADAFVSAGSTGAILVGGQLIVGRIRGIDRSPLAPLIPTAKGVSLLIDCGANVDARASHLVQFAKLGSIYMENVIGIKNPRVAIVNIGLEEEKGNMLVKETYPLLKSCEDINFIGSIEAREIPNGYADVIVCEAFVGNVILKLYEGLAGTLVGKIKEGMMSTTKSKIGAALAKPALKKTLKEFDATQYGGAPMLGLNGLVVKTHGSAKSIEVKHSIIQCIAFKEQQINEKIKNNIINQD, from the coding sequence ATGCAGTATAAAGTAAATGTAGCAGTAGATGCTATGGGTGGAGATAACGCCCCTGATGAAATTGTAAAAGGTGCTGTCGAAGCAGTTAAAGAAAAAAGTGAAATTAAAGTTTTTCTGGTTGGTAAGGAAGAAGCAATCCAAAATTGTTTAAAACAGTACAATTATCCGCAAGATCAGATTGAAATAGTTAATGCAGATGAAGTTATCACCAATGATGACGCTCCTGTAACAGCAATACGAAGAAAGAAAAATTCCTCCATCGTAGTTGCAATGAAACTTATTAAAGAAGGCAAAGCAGATGCCTTTGTTTCAGCAGGAAGCACAGGTGCCATCTTAGTCGGTGGACAGTTGATAGTTGGAAGAATCAGAGGAATCGATCGTTCCCCATTAGCTCCATTGATCCCTACAGCAAAGGGAGTTTCTCTTTTAATTGATTGTGGTGCTAATGTAGATGCGAGAGCTTCTCATTTAGTTCAATTCGCGAAATTAGGTTCTATTTATATGGAAAATGTGATTGGAATCAAAAATCCTCGAGTTGCAATCGTAAATATTGGATTAGAAGAAGAAAAAGGGAATATGTTAGTGAAAGAGACATATCCTTTATTGAAAAGTTGTGAGGATATTAACTTTATTGGTAGTATCGAAGCAAGAGAAATACCAAATGGATATGCCGATGTAATTGTTTGCGAAGCGTTTGTCGGTAATGTAATCTTGAAGTTATACGAGGGACTTGCAGGAACGTTAGTAGGCAAGATCAAAGAAGGCATGATGAGCACAACAAAGAGTAAGATTGGTGCTGCTTTGGCAAAACCAGCTTTGAAGAAAACACTAAAAGAGTTTGATGCTACTCAGTATGGTGGAGCACCAATGCTTGGACTAAATGGATTGGTTGTAAAAACCCATGGAAGTGCAAAGAGTATTGAGGTAAAGCATTCCATAATACAATGCATTGCTTTTAAAGAACAACAAATCAACGAAAAAATTAAAAATAATATAATAAATCAAGATTAA
- a CDS encoding acyl carrier protein yields the protein MEFEKIKKIISEVLSINEEDITLATTFVDDLGADSLDVFQIIMGIEEEFDIEIANEDAEKIVTVEDAVEQIKNALN from the coding sequence ATGGAATTTGAAAAGATAAAAAAGATTATTAGCGAAGTATTAAGTATTAATGAGGAAGATATCACATTAGCGACAACATTCGTTGATGATTTAGGTGCTGATTCACTTGATGTATTCCAGATCATCATGGGTATTGAAGAAGAATTCGATATTGAGATCGCAAATGAAGATGCTGAAAAGATCGTAACAGTAGAAGATGCTGTTGAACAAATAAAGAACGCATTAAACTAA
- a CDS encoding ribonuclease III, producing MSQGNVFYDLGDCRDSQKKHVNRGASGGREQRAKVIQTGNEPALRRKIMNHKDSVIEFEEHINYTFQNKEFLKTALSHSSYANEKRFDKIANNERTEFLGDAVLELVSSEFIFKQYSNKNEGEMTRLRASLVCEPTLAYCAREINLGDYILLGKGEDATGGRDRDSILSDALEAVIGAIFLDGGFTNAKEFILKYVLNDIEHKQLFYDSKTILQEIVQSESKLPLTYELLSEEGPDHNKKFTIAAKLGEEELAVGSGRTKKAAEQSAAYQSIIKLRKTGRA from the coding sequence ATGAGCCAAGGAAATGTATTTTATGACCTTGGCGACTGCCGTGATAGCCAGAAGAAGCACGTGAATCGTGGTGCTTCTGGTGGACGCGAGCAACGAGCCAAAGTCATACAGACAGGCAACGAGCCAGCCTTAAGGAGGAAGATCATGAATCATAAAGATTCTGTTATTGAATTTGAGGAACACATTAACTATACTTTTCAAAATAAGGAATTTTTGAAAACAGCTTTATCGCATAGTTCTTATGCAAATGAGAAAAGATTTGATAAGATTGCAAACAACGAAAGAACCGAGTTTCTTGGAGATGCTGTATTAGAGTTAGTATCTAGTGAGTTTATCTTTAAACAATACAGCAACAAAAACGAAGGTGAAATGACGAGATTACGTGCTAGTCTCGTATGCGAGCCAACACTAGCCTATTGTGCACGAGAAATCAATTTAGGAGATTACATTTTACTTGGTAAAGGGGAAGATGCTACCGGTGGAAGAGACCGTGATAGTATTCTATCAGATGCCCTAGAAGCTGTAATCGGTGCGATTTTTCTTGACGGTGGTTTTACTAATGCAAAAGAGTTCATTTTAAAATATGTATTAAATGATATCGAACACAAACAGCTCTTTTATGATAGCAAGACTATCTTACAGGAAATTGTTCAAAGTGAAAGTAAATTACCTCTTACTTATGAACTACTTTCAGAAGAGGGACCAGATCATAATAAGAAATTTACCATTGCAGCAAAGCTTGGGGAAGAAGAGCTTGCAGTGGGCAGTGGCCGTACAAAGAAAGCAGCAGAGCAATCTGCAGCTTATCAGTCTATTATTAAATTAAGAAAAACAGGGAGGGCATAA
- a CDS encoding chromosome partition protein smc: MYLKSIEIHGFKSFAHKMLFEFHDGITAIVGPNGSGKSNVGDAVRWVLGEQSAKQLRGAKMEDIIFAGTEARKPLGFAYVAITLDNSDHKLPVDYEEVTVARRVFRSGESEYLINGTNCRLRDVQELFLDTGIGKEGYSIIGQGQIERILSGKPEERRELFDEAAGIVKFKKRKLTAEKNLEAEKQNLYRINDILSEIEKQVGPLEKQANTAKEYLKYRDELKVLDVNMFLMEYDRITDDQKALEDKNKIVTHDLNSTKQSFDLAKVEYEKLQAEIETYNEQIEANRNQLSENQVKKEQLEGQIKVLQEQIIAVRQSDSHYKDRKSAIDKDIKGHEESLEGFKAKKDEIDKDIQVMADSIHEVETKLATIQSLITEYNTTIENLNGDIFNVLSENANIKTKMQRYETMLEQDNLKKVSLNQRLLKCKSDEANVVEKVNSYQKALEEINVEITSMNEKNKLMEDQLKEQQAKLAEHNQSFNETQQSYHKEKSRLDYLVNITERYEGYGNSIKRVMEQKEKHPGIHGVVADIIKVNQKYEVAVETALGGSIQNIVTDDESTAKDMIDFLKKNKFGRATFLPLTSMSNKHSFYNEAALKEPGVIGLASSLVTTADTYQTLIEHLLGRIVVVDHIDHAIALARKYKYSMRIVTVEGELLSPGGSMSGGAFRNSSNLLGRRREIEEIQHKTEDLAKTLTRLKDEMQAIQEHRIQAQNELTENKKQVQELYIKQNTLKMNLNQSYVNQQNVLHEYEDIRKEGKEIDAQIIELNENITKLKAELDQNTTASKGHETEIARLNKQIEEKRMEEHSVSEELSESRIELSQREQKNQFNLENIKRIRLEIGKLNDEKHSIDENLSNVDIRIKEKEDQILAVKETITASQNQLSDDEKMIAEITQKRDEVSNKHKEFFTKREELSERISNLDKEVFRLNGQMDKLDEQMNAQVNYMWEQYELTYSSALELKTETEESITSIKHEISVLKQKIRGLGAVNVNAIEDYKALEERYELLKTQRDDLVKAEEVLKGIIAELDAEMRKQFEEKFHEIKVEFDKVFKELFGGGKGTLELVEDDDILEAGIKIIAQPPGKKLQNMMQMSGGEKSLTAICLLFAIQNLKPSPFCLLDEIEAALDDSNVSRYANYLKKLSDHTQFIVITHRRGTMGAADRLYGITMQEKGISTLVSVDLIESQLDK, translated from the coding sequence ATGTATTTAAAGAGTATTGAGATCCACGGCTTTAAGTCATTTGCTCATAAGATGCTATTTGAATTCCATGATGGAATTACTGCAATTGTAGGACCGAATGGTTCCGGTAAGAGTAATGTTGGCGATGCAGTTCGTTGGGTTCTTGGTGAACAAAGCGCAAAGCAGCTTCGTGGTGCAAAGATGGAAGATATTATCTTTGCAGGTACGGAAGCTAGAAAACCGCTTGGTTTTGCTTATGTAGCAATTACTCTTGATAATTCGGATCATAAGCTGCCGGTAGATTATGAAGAGGTAACGGTAGCCCGTCGAGTATTCCGTTCAGGTGAAAGTGAATATTTGATTAATGGTACAAACTGTCGTTTACGTGACGTACAGGAACTCTTTCTTGACACAGGTATTGGTAAAGAAGGTTATTCGATTATCGGCCAGGGTCAGATCGAGCGTATCTTAAGTGGTAAGCCAGAAGAGAGAAGAGAGTTATTTGACGAAGCCGCTGGTATTGTTAAGTTTAAAAAGCGTAAATTGACAGCTGAGAAAAACTTAGAGGCAGAAAAGCAGAATTTATATCGTATTAACGATATTTTATCAGAAATTGAGAAGCAAGTTGGCCCGTTAGAGAAACAAGCCAATACAGCCAAAGAATATTTAAAATATCGAGATGAATTGAAAGTCCTAGATGTTAATATGTTCTTAATGGAATATGACCGCATAACAGACGATCAAAAAGCGTTAGAAGATAAGAATAAGATCGTAACTCATGATTTGAATTCGACTAAGCAAAGCTTTGATCTTGCTAAGGTAGAATACGAAAAGTTACAAGCCGAGATAGAGACTTATAACGAGCAAATTGAAGCAAATCGTAATCAGTTAAGTGAGAATCAGGTTAAGAAAGAACAGTTGGAAGGTCAGATTAAGGTCTTACAGGAACAGATTATTGCAGTTCGACAGAGTGATAGTCATTACAAAGATAGAAAGTCTGCAATTGATAAGGATATTAAGGGGCATGAAGAATCTTTAGAAGGTTTCAAAGCGAAAAAAGATGAAATTGATAAGGATATTCAGGTGATGGCTGATTCCATTCATGAAGTGGAAACTAAGTTAGCAACGATTCAGTCCTTGATCACAGAGTATAACACTACAATTGAAAATCTGAATGGCGATATCTTTAATGTATTAAGCGAGAATGCCAACATTAAGACAAAGATGCAGCGCTATGAAACAATGTTAGAACAGGATAATCTGAAAAAAGTATCCTTAAATCAAAGGTTATTAAAATGTAAAAGCGATGAAGCGAACGTTGTTGAGAAAGTAAATTCTTATCAAAAAGCATTAGAAGAAATTAATGTAGAAATTACTTCAATGAATGAAAAGAATAAGCTGATGGAAGATCAGCTGAAAGAACAACAAGCTAAATTAGCAGAGCATAATCAATCATTTAATGAGACACAACAGTCTTATCATAAAGAAAAATCCCGTTTGGATTATTTAGTTAACATAACAGAGCGTTATGAGGGATATGGTAATAGTATTAAGCGTGTCATGGAACAAAAGGAAAAGCATCCGGGAATCCATGGTGTTGTTGCTGATATTATCAAGGTAAATCAAAAATACGAAGTTGCTGTTGAGACGGCTCTTGGTGGTAGTATTCAGAATATTGTTACCGATGATGAATCCACGGCAAAAGATATGATCGATTTCTTAAAGAAGAATAAATTCGGTCGTGCTACGTTCTTACCGCTTACGAGTATGTCAAATAAGCATAGTTTTTATAATGAGGCAGCTTTAAAAGAACCTGGTGTAATCGGTCTTGCAAGTAGTCTTGTTACTACAGCAGATACGTATCAGACATTGATCGAGCATTTACTTGGAAGAATCGTAGTCGTTGATCATATTGATCATGCGATCGCCCTTGCGAGAAAATACAAGTATTCCATGCGAATCGTTACAGTCGAGGGTGAACTCTTAAGTCCAGGTGGATCTATGTCCGGTGGTGCTTTTAGAAACTCAAGTAATCTGTTAGGACGAAGAAGAGAGATTGAAGAAATTCAACATAAGACAGAAGACTTAGCAAAAACACTTACTCGTTTAAAAGATGAGATGCAAGCAATTCAAGAGCATCGAATTCAAGCTCAGAATGAACTTACTGAGAATAAGAAGCAAGTACAGGAGTTATACATTAAGCAGAATACGTTAAAGATGAATTTGAATCAATCTTATGTTAACCAACAGAATGTATTGCATGAATATGAAGATATTCGTAAAGAAGGTAAAGAAATCGATGCTCAGATCATTGAGTTAAATGAGAATATCACGAAGTTAAAAGCAGAGTTAGATCAAAATACAACAGCAAGCAAAGGTCATGAGACAGAGATCGCTCGTTTGAATAAACAGATTGAAGAAAAGAGAATGGAAGAGCATTCTGTAAGTGAAGAACTTTCAGAATCTCGAATCGAATTATCTCAACGCGAGCAGAAAAATCAGTTTAATTTAGAAAATATCAAACGTATTCGTTTAGAGATTGGTAAGTTAAATGATGAAAAACACTCGATCGATGAGAATTTATCCAATGTTGATATTCGCATCAAAGAGAAAGAGGATCAGATCCTAGCTGTAAAAGAAACGATTACGGCAAGCCAGAATCAACTTTCTGATGATGAGAAGATGATCGCTGAGATTACCCAGAAACGTGATGAAGTATCGAATAAGCATAAAGAATTCTTTACAAAGCGAGAAGAGCTCTCTGAACGAATCAGTAATCTGGATAAGGAAGTATTCCGTTTAAATGGACAGATGGACAAATTAGATGAGCAAATGAACGCTCAAGTTAACTATATGTGGGAGCAATATGAATTAACATATAGTTCTGCATTAGAATTGAAGACGGAAACGGAAGAATCGATCACTTCCATCAAGCATGAGATCAGCGTCTTAAAACAGAAGATCCGTGGATTAGGCGCGGTAAACGTTAACGCGATCGAAGACTACAAAGCCTTAGAAGAACGTTATGAGTTATTAAAGACACAACGTGATGATCTTGTTAAGGCAGAAGAAGTCTTAAAAGGAATCATTGCTGAACTTGATGCCGAGATGAGAAAGCAATTTGAAGAGAAGTTCCATGAAATTAAAGTGGAATTTGATAAAGTATTCAAAGAACTATTCGGTGGTGGTAAAGGTACCTTAGAATTAGTTGAAGATGATGATATCTTAGAAGCAGGTATTAAGATCATTGCTCAGCCACCAGGTAAAAAACTTCAGAATATGATGCAGATGTCCGGTGGTGAGAAATCATTAACCGCAATCTGTCTGTTATTTGCAATTCAGAATCTTAAGCCATCTCCATTCTGTCTTCTAGATGAAATTGAGGCCGCGCTTGATGATTCCAATGTATCTCGATATGCAAATTATCTGAAAAAGTTATCTGATCATACGCAGTTTATTGTTATCACACATAGACGTGGTACAATGGGTGCAGCAGATCGTTTATATGGTATTACAATGCAAGAAAAGGGTATTTCAACCTTAGTTAGTGTCGATTTGATCGAAAGTCAATTAGACAAATAG
- a CDS encoding signal recognition particle receptor protein FtsY, protein MSEKKGFFSRLVSGLTKTRDNIISGIDNIFSGFSSIDDDFYEELEEILIMADLGIDTTTKILDHLREQVKEQKIKDPKDCKELLINSIKAQMSVDETAYDFEHQKSVVLVIGVNGVGKTTSVGKLAGQLKDNGLKVMVAAADTFRAAAIEQLTEWAHRANVEIISQQEGSDPAAVVYDAVNAAKSRNTDVLLCDTAGRLHNKKNLMEELRKINRVIEREYPEAHKETLVVLDGTTGQNALAQARQFSEVADITGIVLTKLDGTAKGGIAIAIQSELGIPVKYIGVGESIDDLQKFNSDDFVNALFKEDTNE, encoded by the coding sequence ATGAGTGAAAAGAAAGGCTTTTTTAGTCGATTAGTATCAGGATTAACAAAAACAAGAGATAACATTATTTCCGGAATCGATAATATCTTTAGTGGTTTTTCTAGTATCGATGATGACTTCTATGAAGAATTAGAAGAAATCTTAATTATGGCGGATTTAGGAATTGATACAACTACAAAGATTTTAGATCATTTACGTGAACAAGTAAAAGAGCAAAAGATTAAAGATCCAAAAGATTGTAAGGAACTTTTGATCAATAGCATTAAAGCACAGATGAGTGTTGATGAAACAGCATATGACTTTGAACATCAGAAATCAGTCGTACTCGTGATCGGTGTTAATGGTGTTGGTAAGACAACAAGTGTTGGTAAATTAGCAGGACAATTAAAAGATAATGGTCTTAAAGTTATGGTAGCAGCAGCGGATACATTCCGTGCTGCAGCTATTGAACAGTTGACAGAATGGGCTCATAGAGCTAATGTAGAGATTATCAGTCAACAAGAAGGTTCTGATCCGGCAGCAGTTGTATATGATGCAGTAAATGCTGCTAAGTCAAGAAATACAGATGTTTTACTATGCGATACCGCTGGTAGACTTCATAATAAGAAGAACCTTATGGAAGAGTTAAGAAAGATTAACCGTGTAATTGAAAGAGAATATCCAGAAGCTCATAAAGAGACTCTTGTTGTATTAGATGGTACAACAGGACAGAATGCACTTGCTCAGGCAAGACAGTTTAGTGAAGTTGCTGATATTACAGGTATTGTTTTGACAAAATTAGATGGTACTGCTAAAGGTGGTATCGCGATTGCAATTCAATCAGAACTTGGAATTCCTGTTAAATATATTGGTGTAGGTGAATCAATCGATGACCTGCAGAAATTCAATTCCGATGATTTTGTTAATGCTCTATTTAAAGAGGATACAAATGAATAA
- a CDS encoding threonine dehydratase — translation MMTLDKFEEATEVVNKVITRTKLMYSEYFSEQSGNKVYFKPENMQYTGAYKVRGAYYKISTLSEEERGKGLITASAGNHAQGVAYAAKLYGAKAVIVMPTTTPLIKVNRTKSYGAEVVLYGNVYDDACKHALELAKEHGYTFIHPFDDEVVATGQGTIAMEIFKDLPTVDIILVPIGGGGLATGVSTLAKLLNPNIKVIGVEPEGANCMQESLKAGKVVTLKDVETIADGTAVKTPGKNIFPYIQKNIDDIITVKDEELIVSFLDMVENHKMVVENSGLLTVAALKHLNVKNKKVVSVLSGGNMDVITVASVVQNGLIQRGRVFTVSVQLPDRPGELVGVANVIAEHKGNVIRLEHNQFVSINRNSAVELIITMEAYGHDHKNEIVKALEAKGYNPQIVQPKSVYQ, via the coding sequence ATGATGACATTAGACAAGTTTGAAGAAGCGACAGAAGTTGTAAACAAAGTAATTACTCGAACCAAATTAATGTACAGCGAATACTTCTCAGAGCAATCAGGCAATAAAGTATACTTTAAGCCTGAAAATATGCAGTATACTGGAGCATATAAGGTAAGGGGTGCTTATTATAAAATAAGTACCCTCTCTGAAGAAGAGAGAGGAAAAGGATTAATCACTGCAAGTGCTGGTAATCATGCACAAGGAGTTGCTTATGCAGCTAAATTATATGGTGCCAAAGCAGTGATCGTTATGCCAACCACAACACCTTTGATCAAGGTTAACCGTACGAAAAGCTACGGAGCAGAAGTTGTATTATACGGTAATGTATATGATGACGCATGCAAACATGCCTTAGAATTAGCCAAAGAGCATGGATATACCTTTATTCATCCATTTGATGATGAAGTTGTTGCTACGGGTCAAGGAACGATTGCAATGGAGATTTTTAAAGATCTTCCTACCGTAGATATCATTTTAGTACCAATTGGTGGCGGTGGACTTGCAACCGGAGTTTCTACCTTAGCTAAATTATTAAATCCGAACATTAAAGTGATCGGTGTTGAACCAGAGGGTGCCAACTGTATGCAAGAATCACTGAAAGCAGGTAAAGTTGTAACCTTAAAAGATGTTGAGACAATCGCAGATGGTACTGCAGTTAAAACACCTGGTAAAAATATTTTCCCATACATACAAAAAAATATCGATGATATCATAACGGTAAAGGATGAAGAGCTTATCGTAAGTTTCCTTGATATGGTCGAGAATCATAAGATGGTCGTTGAAAATTCCGGCTTACTTACCGTAGCGGCTCTAAAACATTTAAATGTGAAGAATAAAAAAGTCGTATCTGTGCTAAGTGGCGGAAACATGGATGTGATCACAGTAGCCAGTGTAGTTCAAAATGGTTTGATCCAAAGAGGAAGAGTCTTTACAGTATCCGTACAGCTTCCTGACAGACCGGGTGAATTAGTTGGTGTTGCCAATGTGATCGCAGAACACAAAGGAAATGTCATTCGTTTGGAACATAATCAATTTGTCAGCATCAATCGTAATAGTGCCGTAGAATTGATCATTACTATGGAGGCCTATGGACACGATCATAAAAACGAGATTGTAAAGGCGTTAGAAGCCAAAGGATATAATCCACAGATCGTTCAACCAAAAAGCGTATACCAATAA
- a CDS encoding 2-keto-3-deoxy-D-arabino-heptulosonate-7-phosphate synthase I beta — MKNMKRLERNVRMNNLKYVLKNNKDQATTVVQVGDLKVGKDFTVIAGPCSVESREQMMEAARAVKAAGATMLRGGAFKPRTSPYNFQGLGLEGLKLLKEASLETGLPIVTEVMDTRDVALVSEYADILQIGARNMQNFSLLIEVGKTKKPVLLKRGLCATIEEWLGSAEYIMNEGNPNVILCERGIRTMETYTRNTLDLSSVAAVKELTHLPVIVDPSHATGRVELVGPMSLSAIMAGCDGLEIEVHPDPAFAKSDASQQLSPDQFQALMTKINKTVEFYQSI; from the coding sequence ATGAAAAATATGAAACGACTAGAAAGAAATGTTAGAATGAACAATTTAAAATACGTATTGAAAAATAATAAAGATCAAGCAACTACAGTAGTTCAGGTTGGAGATCTAAAGGTCGGAAAAGACTTTACCGTGATCGCCGGACCATGTAGTGTAGAATCAAGAGAACAGATGATGGAAGCAGCAAGAGCTGTGAAAGCAGCAGGTGCAACTATGCTTCGCGGTGGAGCATTTAAGCCAAGAACATCTCCTTATAACTTTCAAGGACTTGGACTAGAAGGCCTAAAACTATTAAAAGAAGCATCTTTAGAGACCGGACTTCCTATTGTAACAGAAGTTATGGATACGAGAGATGTTGCTTTAGTATCGGAATATGCGGATATTTTACAGATCGGTGCAAGAAATATGCAAAATTTTTCGCTTCTTATCGAAGTTGGAAAGACAAAGAAACCGGTTTTATTAAAAAGAGGTTTATGTGCAACGATTGAAGAATGGCTTGGAAGTGCAGAGTATATTATGAATGAAGGCAATCCAAATGTTATCTTATGTGAAAGAGGCATTCGTACGATGGAGACTTATACAAGAAATACCTTGGATCTAAGCTCTGTAGCAGCCGTAAAGGAATTAACTCATTTGCCGGTTATTGTCGATCCTTCTCATGCAACGGGACGTGTCGAATTAGTGGGGCCGATGTCTCTGAGCGCGATCATGGCAGGATGCGATGGATTAGAGATCGAAGTACATCCAGATCCTGCGTTTGCAAAGAGTGATGCAAGTCAACAGTTAAGTCCAGACCAGTTCCAGGCTTTAATGACGAAAATTAATAAAACAGTCGAATTTTATCAATCTATCTAA